Within Candidatus Nezhaarchaeota archaeon, the genomic segment GGATGGCTACGTGAGGATAGTGGTGACGCGAGGGGTTGGAGACCTGGGCCTAGACCCTAGGAAGTGCCCTAAGCCGACCGTAATTATCATAGCCGACCGCATACAGATCTACAGCCAGGAGGCTAAGGAGAGGGGGCTGAGGGCCATAATATCCTCAGTGAGGAGGGACGCGGTCGACGCCACTAGCCACGAGGCTAAGACGCTCAACTACCTGAACAGCATCCTGGCTAAGATAGAGGCTATCGAGGCCGGAGTCGACGAGGCGATAATGCTAGACCATAGGGGCTTCGTGTCTGAGGGGACGGGGGACAACGTCTTCATAGTTAAGAAGGGCGTAGTCTCCACCCCCCCAAGGACGGCCGGGATCTTGTCAGGAGTTACTAGGAGCTGCGTAATTGAGCTATGTAGGGAGCTGGGGATCCCTGTGTTTGAGAGGGACATAACGGTCGTTGAGCTCTACACAGCCGACGAGGTCTTCGTGACAGGGACTGCTGCTGAAGTAATGCCAGTGACCGTGGTTAGCGGGAGGGTCATAGGCGACGGGAGGCCGGGGCCGGTGACGAAGAGGCTCATGGAGGAGTTTAGGAGGCTTACGAGAGACCCTAGGAGTGGGGTGCTCGTAAACTACGACTAGCTCAACTTAGCCTTAAGGTACTCGAAGACGCTAGCTACCTCAGCCCTCCATTTTTCAAGGCCCTCTGGCCCAGGGTAGCTTAAGTAGAGCTCCCTAAGCCTAGACATAGCCCTTAAAGTAGCCCTCAGCTTAAATAGTAGGCTAAGCCTGCCAGCCCCCCTAAGCAGCCTCTTAGCGCGCTCGGTAAAGCTTAGCTTAAGACCGCCCCCTAGGCTAGCGATAAGTACGTCGCGTTCAGACATTAGCCTGGCCCTCATCCCCCAGTTTAGGTCCTCGTTACTAAGCGACTGTAAGAACACTCTAAAGGCATCTAGAGAGGCTTGCTTAAAGCCGTAGGTAGTATTGAAAACTACCGCGTAGCTCCACAGCCCTCTCCTCGAGGGGTCGCCGGCGTCCAGGGCCTTAGAAATAGCCTCTGCCGCCAGCCAGCCCGCCCTCATAGCCGGCCCTATCCCGCCGCCATGGATAGGATTCGCCTGGCAGGCAGCGTCGCCGACCAGCACTACTCCGTCACCAGCCAGGCAGTCTAGGGGCCTACGGGTAGGCACGACGCCGCCGCCTAAGTGAACTACCTCAGACCTAGGGGGGACGAATCTGCCTAGGACGTGGCTATAGAACCGCTGCCTAGGGTTAAACCCTCCCCCGGCCTGTACGCCTAGGCCGACGTTGACCTCCCACTTACCCCTAGGGAAGACCCAGACGTAGCCGCCGGGGGAGGACTCTTGGTCTAAGTAGATCTCGCAGTACTCAGTAGAGCTCAAGGGCTCCTCTAAACGCCTAACCTCGCGGTAGCACACCACGTAGTCGCTAGGTAGTGGCGGGGGAAACCACTCAGGAGGACACCTACGCCTAATAATAGCTGGATAGCCGGAGGCATCTACCACTACCCTCGCCCTAACTTCAAACGGTTCACCTCTACGCTTAGCTAAGACGCCGCTGACAGCCCCGCCGTCCATGATCGGGGCTAGGGCCTGCGCCTCGTCAATAAGCTCCACCCCAGCATCTAGAGCCTCCCTCAGCAGCCTAAGGCCGAGAGCCCTCCGGTTCACTATAAAGCCCCTAAGGCCCTCGCCCTCCACCTTAAACAGCGTAGCTCGATCCGGCGAGTATATCTTCACGCCCTCAACTCTGCTAAAGACCTCCTCCCCGCTAGGGAGGGGGAGGCCTAAGGCCTCGAAGTGGTGGGAGCCTACAGCATCTCCACAAACCTTCTCCCACGCTCTACTTCCCGGCTTAGCCTCGATTAACGCTACGCGTAAGCCTAGCTTAGCGCACCTCCAGGCAGCTACACACCCACCTGGGCCCGCGCCTACAACTACTACGTCCAAGCCTAGCCCCGAGCGCAGTGGTCACGGGCCTAGAAAGTATTTTATCTTTCGCCTACTCTTTAGCGCTAGGGCTGCATGGACGACGCGGTGGCAAAGATGCTCGAGGTCCTCCAATCCCTAGCCGAGAAGCTCGACAAGATCCACTCGAAGCTAGCTGAGATAGTCGAGGGGCAGAAAGAGCTAATTGAGAGGCTGGGACGTAGCGTAGAGGAAGAGGGGCTCAAGGCCCTAGACGTGCTGTCTCTCTTAGAGCTACCCGACCACTTGCGAAAGACAGCCATGGCCTTAAGCAAGATAGGGGAGGGCACGGCGAGCGAAGTAGCCGGCCTCACTGGGAGGGAGAGGGCTATCGAGAGCAGCTACTTAAACCAGCTAGTGAGGATGGGCTACGTAAAGAAGAGGAGGGCTGGGAGGAAGGTAGTGTTCTCCGCTAGGTGATGTCGGTGAGGACCGTAGCAGTACACTCGTTTAAAGGAGGGGCTGGGAAGAGCTTCATAGCTTCAAACATAGCAGCGCTCTACGCCGCCAGGGGGCTCGACACGTGCCTACTGGGCATGGACTTCAGGGCCCCTTCGCTACACGCAGCCTTCCAGATAGGCCTAGCTAAGCTCTGGTTCAACGACTACCTAGATGGAAGGTGCCGGCCGGAGGAAGTGCTGATAGACGTATCGGCTAAGGTGAAGTCTAAGGCCAAGTTGTACGTAGCGCCAGCGAACCCGTCGCCCTCGGCCATCAAGGAGATGATGGCTAAGTCGACGGGCTGGGAGCAGAGGGCTCTAGCTAGGCTCCTAGACTTCATTAACTGGGCTAGTAGAGCAGGCCTCCAAAGATGCGTAATAGACACAGGCCCAGGCTACCTATACTCGTCAATCAACGCTGTCGCGGCCAGCGACGTAGTACTGCTCGTAGTCACCAGCGACCGAGCTGACTTAGAAGGAGCTAGGCAAATGGCCAGCGAGATATACAAGCCGCTGGGGCGCAAAGTAGTCGTGGTGATGAACAAGGCCATAGGTACAGAGGAAAAGCAAGCTTCATCCATAGCTTCGGAAATAGGTATCCTCGGCGGAGTAGTAGGCTGCTACTGTGACGTAGCCTCTCAGCCACAGCGAGTCATCTACATCGCTGAGGAGCCTGAGCACCCGATAAACAAAGATTTAAGCATGCTTCTTGAGAGGATAGAGGGCTTAGTGACATAATCACCCTAACTTTCTCCCACTTAGCTCCCTAGCGCGCTTAATATACCTCTCCATAGCCCTCCGCGTCTTAACGCGGTCGGGCAAGGTCTCAGGGATAAAGTAAAGCATAGCTCCAGATAGGAAGAAGAGAATGGACGCGGCACCAAAAAGTTGAGAAAGGTCCGGGGTGGGCAATGCGTATGCATACCACGCATGACCTAGCCACACAGCGAGAATGGCGGTGCCTATCCCTATTGTGATGTACTTAGCTCGACGGAGTGGCGGAGAAATATCAGCCCAAATTACAAAGGTAAAGAGGGCCGTGAGGGCTCCCCATGCAAACCCATCAGTAATAGGGTAAAGTACATATAAGATTAGGCCTGATGGTAATAGGCTAACGAGAGCGTGCCCTAGCCCAAGCAGCATGTAGGAGAAGACGACGAAGAAGCGCCTCCCATACTTATCAAATAGCGCACCTATAAGTATCATCGAGGCTATGCCGGTGAGGAATATGGCCCTTCTTAAGTACGACAACTCCTCTCGCCTCAGGTATAAATAAAGTGAAACTGTGGATAAGGAATCGGTCACAGTGAAGATGAGCCATACTATTACAAACGTAACAATAACTAGGCCTCCGACTTTAACGTAATTACTATCTTCACTACTTACAGGCTCTAAGGCAGGCCCTACCTTAAGCCTGATCGCGTACAGAGAGAGGGTTATGGCTTTCACGGCTAAGAGCGCGAAGACACCTATTAACATAAATAGCATTACGGTCAAAAAGGCGCATGCACTAGCAACTGAGGAGAGGAGCCCTCTGTTTTCAAAGTTTGTTATATTTACAAAGTCGGAGATGATAATTGGTAACTGGAAACCTACGGCCAGTGATAGTGAGGTGACTAAGAGGACGACGTAAAGAGAAGAAAAGTTAGAAGTTAAAACTAAGAGGCATAAAGCGCTAAGTAGGCCTAAGGCTTCCCAAAGGAGCCTAATTTTATGCTGCTTAAAATTCAGACCAACTAACATGAAAATGAGGATGAGGGGGGCAAAGGATAGGAAGAGCAAAGAAAAAGGACCTCTCATTAGCGGCAGCGGAAATAAAGACAGCACTGAGTACGTCCATGCCAAGTTGAGCGCGGTATAGATAACGAAGGCGGTAAGCCCCTGTTTCTTCAAGTTCCTAGTAGTGGGAAATAAAAGGAAAGTCAATTTATCAAGTTTTCTACCGTTGACCTTCCTTTGTAATACAACTATGTTTATGTATTTATGTAGTACAAAGCGACAGATTTTTTAGGAAAAGTTCTACGGTATTACTAGGTGACGTAGAAAATGCGCAGGAAGGAGTTGAAGGCCTCTCTGAGCCTCACTCCCGTTAAGCTCTGGCTCCCCCTATTACCACCGTAGCGACTGTTACCCTTTTCAAAACCATTATTTTTTCTGTTTTTCCTAGTGATTCTAACCTTAGGTGTTGGCTATCGTGGGTCATGTAAACTAAAATAGCTATCTTAACCGTTAATTCGATAGGGGGTTCTCTTCAGCTTGGAGGGGTGGCTTAGTAGGGTGAGGGAGCTTGTAGAGGGCCAAAGAGGGTTTGAGGTTAAGGTTGAGGGTGGCGAAGTTAAGGTGGTTGAGTCTGAGGTAGGGGGCAAGGCTAAGCTGCCCGCTAAGGAGTTGAGGAGGTACGTTAGCAAGAAGAGGTTATGCAAGGAATTGAAGGCGCTGCTAATCGACGCGGCTGAGAGGCTAGGCTCACTGAAGGTGCCGTTTAAGGTGACTCTGGGGGCGGGGGAGTTCATCGTTAGGTTTGACTTAGAGCGGTACGTGAGGGTTCATAGGGAGGGCTCGTCTATAGTAGGCTTCAAGGACTTAAGCGAGCGCCCGCTGGACTCGATCGCCGAGCTGCTAAGGAGGCATGGCGAAGTGAGGATCTTGACGCCGGTGAGGTAGCTTGGGAGTAGTGGCCTTCATCCTGATCCTCTCAGAAATAGCTAAGGAGAGAGAGATTGTTCAGGAGCTCCTTAAGATTCCGGGGGTAGTTGAGGCGAGGCTGCTCTTCGGTGAGTACGACGCCTTAGCTAGGGTGGAGGTCGCTGACATAGCTGAGCTAGACAAGGTAGTTACCGCCATTAGGAACGTGAGGGGCGTGGTGAAGACCATTACCTTGATCTCCTCGTAGCCTAGCTGAGGGGTGGGAAGTTGGGTAAGGTGGACGCCCTAGCCTTTGCTACGAGGCTCCTCCACCCTAGGCACGTGGTCTTAGTTACGTGCTGTGGTCGCGATGGGAGGGCTAACGTCGTTACGCTGGCCTGGTCCATGCCCACCTCGTTCAGGCCCCCGATGGTGGCATTGAGCATAGCTCCTGAGAGGTTCTCGCACAGGCTAATTGAGGAGACGGGGGAGTTCGTAGTTAATGTGCCCACCGTGGAGCTATTGAGCAAGGTCTACTTTGCTGGCACTAAGAGCGGGAGGGATGTGGATAAGCTTAAGGAGGCAGGGTTTGCGGTTAAGCCGGCTAGGAGGGTAAGGCCCCCGGTCATAGAAGAGTGTATCGCTCACTTAGAGTGCCGCGTAGTTCACCGCGTAGCCACCGGCGACCACACTTTATTCGTAGGGGAGGTAGTCGCTGCCTACGCCGACGAGGAGGCGTTCAAGGGCAAGGTCTTGGACCCAAGGGTAGCTAAGCCGTTGCTACACTATGGGATAGACCGCTTCACGACGGTGGTCGACGAAGTGCTTAAGCCAGCCTAATCCTTGCGCGGGTCCTCAGCCGGTAAACCTAGGCCTCATGGACAGCCGCCTGGGTTCGTATAGAGGGAGCCTAGGCTTCCCCTCAACCTCCTTGGCCAGGGTGTTTATGAGCTCCTCGGCGCTCATAGACCTAACTTCTCTAGTCCTCCTAATCCTAACGGTTAAGAGCCCTCCCTCAACCTCCTTCTTGCCTAAGACTACTACGTAGGGCACCCACTCAGTCTCAGCGTCCCTCACCTTCTTAGGCACGCTCTCATCCCTATCGTCTAAGTCCACTCTAAAGCCGGCCT encodes:
- the ilvE gene encoding branched-chain-amino-acid transaminase, with product MREGGKRLVYIDGKLYPASEAKISVYDHGLLYGDGVFEGVRVYDGLVFKLREHVDRIYESAKVIKLDIPMTREEMVKAVVEVLRANKIKDGYVRIVVTRGVGDLGLDPRKCPKPTVIIIADRIQIYSQEAKERGLRAIISSVRRDAVDATSHEAKTLNYLNSILAKIEAIEAGVDEAIMLDHRGFVSEGTGDNVFIVKKGVVSTPPRTAGILSGVTRSCVIELCRELGIPVFERDITVVELYTADEVFVTGTAAEVMPVTVVSGRVIGDGRPGPVTKRLMEEFRRLTRDPRSGVLVNYD
- a CDS encoding NAD(P)/FAD-dependent oxidoreductase; the encoded protein is MDVVVVGAGPGGCVAAWRCAKLGLRVALIEAKPGSRAWEKVCGDAVGSHHFEALGLPLPSGEEVFSRVEGVKIYSPDRATLFKVEGEGLRGFIVNRRALGLRLLREALDAGVELIDEAQALAPIMDGGAVSGVLAKRRGEPFEVRARVVVDASGYPAIIRRRCPPEWFPPPLPSDYVVCYREVRRLEEPLSSTEYCEIYLDQESSPGGYVWVFPRGKWEVNVGLGVQAGGGFNPRQRFYSHVLGRFVPPRSEVVHLGGGVVPTRRPLDCLAGDGVVLVGDAACQANPIHGGGIGPAMRAGWLAAEAISKALDAGDPSRRGLWSYAVVFNTTYGFKQASLDAFRVFLQSLSNEDLNWGMRARLMSERDVLIASLGGGLKLSFTERAKRLLRGAGRLSLLFKLRATLRAMSRLRELYLSYPGPEGLEKWRAEVASVFEYLKAKLS
- a CDS encoding transcriptional regulator, with protein sequence MDDAVAKMLEVLQSLAEKLDKIHSKLAEIVEGQKELIERLGRSVEEEGLKALDVLSLLELPDHLRKTAMALSKIGEGTASEVAGLTGRERAIESSYLNQLVRMGYVKKRRAGRKVVFSAR
- a CDS encoding AAA family ATPase, giving the protein MSVRTVAVHSFKGGAGKSFIASNIAALYAARGLDTCLLGMDFRAPSLHAAFQIGLAKLWFNDYLDGRCRPEEVLIDVSAKVKSKAKLYVAPANPSPSAIKEMMAKSTGWEQRALARLLDFINWASRAGLQRCVIDTGPGYLYSSINAVAASDVVLLVVTSDRADLEGARQMASEIYKPLGRKVVVVMNKAIGTEEKQASSIASEIGILGGVVGCYCDVASQPQRVIYIAEEPEHPINKDLSMLLERIEGLVT
- a CDS encoding Lrp/AsnC ligand binding domain-containing protein, which translates into the protein MAFILILSEIAKEREIVQELLKIPGVVEARLLFGEYDALARVEVADIAELDKVVTAIRNVRGVVKTITLISS
- a CDS encoding flavin reductase family protein encodes the protein MDALAFATRLLHPRHVVLVTCCGRDGRANVVTLAWSMPTSFRPPMVALSIAPERFSHRLIEETGEFVVNVPTVELLSKVYFAGTKSGRDVDKLKEAGFAVKPARRVRPPVIEECIAHLECRVVHRVATGDHTLFVGEVVAAYADEEAFKGKVLDPRVAKPLLHYGIDRFTTVVDEVLKPA